A DNA window from Impatiens glandulifera chromosome 7, dImpGla2.1, whole genome shotgun sequence contains the following coding sequences:
- the LOC124909904 gene encoding homeobox-leucine zipper protein HDG8-like, producing MTSDRNEADVPESSRRRRIWSNYRHSPYQIQMLEGFFNQHQHPSEHDRCRIGMEIGLTPNQVKSWFQNKKTALKKKKSLTPQEENQMLQAENLSMLHVPINQDLLPPMQSNGACIGQSSMEPVNHIVANAPIVANGNMNQHLDFEMLNMTETVRLARDELMCLLHLNEPFWVKDVSDGRCIINREIYEVTLMNRNIRKNHRDNGLRTRIESSKYEASLNMSAFRVAQMLMDTKMRAEYLFPTIITNAFTIHDYGNQVLPRQVGPLKLEYEQIQLSTASMVPRDFYFVRFCEKVTEGTWLIVEVSHDFNNTNFQLDSPCRAWRRPSGCIIKDVSPGVSQVTWVEHVEIDQDKDPIHLLYKDVIFGGLAFHADRWVQILSRSCHRIDSYNNILKKQFDGSQQNLGVLGAMAQEEIQCIMRISNKIVRRFCANMNKRDKLEMPDLKDKGICLSLIRDQENTNPSNSMIINAATSFRLDASCKMILDYLQNVNTRTQWDVICYGQPAVQETARIKFGDQLDSSISIIKPNIESQNNVRVIQETLVDPLGAVVVYAPIDRDDFNGELYGPWPKTVLPSGFIISKDGNPECMRMDFGGASTSRNVAPPNGSLVTVAFQVMCYSKNIEPESVEIVTSLISSAVDSIKLAFKCPDPSE from the exons aTGACTTCAGACAGAAATGAAGCAGATGTTCCAGAGTCCTCACGAAGAAGGCGGATATGGTCTAATTATCGACATAGTCCGTATCAGATTCAAATGCTTGAAGG GTTCTTCAATCAACATCAACATCCGAGCGAACACGATCGTTGTCGAATCGGAATGGAGATTGGACTCACACCAAATCAAGTAAAGTCTTGGTTCCAAAACAAGAAGACTGCTCTTAAG AAGAAGAAATCGTTAACACCCCAAGAGGAAAACCAAATGCTACAAGCTGAGAACCTCTCAATGCTACATGTCCCGATAAACCAAGACTTACTACCACCAATGCAATCCAATGGAGCATGTATAGGACAATCGTCAATGGAACCGGTCAATCATATCGTCGCTAATGCTCCTATCGTTGCTAATGGAAATATGAACCAGCATTTAGATTTTGAGATGTTGAACATGACAGAAACAGTCAGGCTGGCTAGGGATGAGCTAATGTGCCTATTACATCTAAACGAGCCATTTTGGGTAAAAGATGTGTCGGACGGAAGATGTATCATTAATAGGGAGATATACGAAGTAACACTCATGAATAGAAATATCCGCAAAAATCACCGTGATAATGGATTGCGTACTCGCATTGAATCATCAAAATATGAAGCATCCTTGAACATGAGTGCTTTTAGAGTGGCTCAGATGCTAATGGATACG aaaaTGAGGGCTGAATATCTTTTTCCAACCATCATAACAAATGCCTTCACAATCCATGACTATGGAAATCAAGTATTGCCTCGCCAAGTCGGACCTCTAAAACTG GAATATGAGCAAATACAATTGTCAACTGCATCCATGGTTCCAAGAGACTTCTACTTTGTTCGCTTCTGTGAAAAGGTCACTGAAGGAACGTGGCTAATAGTTGAAGTGTCTCATGACTTCAATAATACCAATTTTCAACTGGATTCCCCCTGTCGGGCATGGAGGCGCCCTTCCGGCTGCATAATTAAGGATGTTTCTCCTGGAGTCTCTCAG GTGACATGGGTTGAACATGTTGAAATTGATCAAGACAAGGACCCAATTCATCTTCTTTATAAAGATGTTATCTTTGGGGGATTGGCCTTCCATGCAGATAGATGGGTCCAGATACTTTCAAGGTCTTGTCATAGGATTGATTCTTATAATAACATCTTGAAGAAGCAATTTGATGGTTCCCAACAAAACCTTGGAG TGCTAGGTGCCATGGCCCAAGAAGAAATACAATGTATAATGAGAATAAGCAACAAGATAGTGAGGAGATTCTGCGCAAACATGAACAAGAGAGACAAACTGGAAATGCCTGACCTTAAAGACAAAGGAATTTGTCTGTCTTTAATCCGGGATCAAGAAAACACTAACCCATCCAATAGCATGATCATCAACGCTGCTACCTCGTTTCGGCTTGACGCTTCATGTAAAATGATTCTCGATTACTTACAGAATGTTAACACAAGAACTCAG tgGGATGTTATCTGCTATGGACAACCAGCTGTGCAAGAGACTGCTCGCATTAAATTTGGAGATCAACTTGATAGTTCAATCTCTATTATTAAG cCTAACATTGAATCTCAAAACAATGTGCGTGTGATCCAAGAGACTCTTGTGGATCCTCTTGGTGCTGTTGTAGTTTATGCTCCTATTGATCGGGATGATTTTAATGGAGAATTATATGGGCCATGGCCGAAGACTGTTCTTCCATCAGGGTTTATCATATCTAAAGATGGAAATCCGGAATGCATGCGGATGGATTTCGGAGGAGCTTCGACTTCGAGAAATGTTGCGCCGCCCAACGGTTCACTCGTTACGGTGGCTTTCCAAGTTATGTGTTATTCGAAGAACATCGAACCGGAATCCGTGGAAATTGTCACCTCTCTCATTTCCTCGGCAGTTGACAGCATAAAGTTGGCCTTCAAGTGCCCTGACCCCTCCGAGTGA